One stretch of Roseibium sp. HPY-6 DNA includes these proteins:
- a CDS encoding Hcp family type VI secretion system effector, with the protein MSNIAYLKATGATQGDMTADATTGDSIGNLWQEGHEGQSLVYALEQNAVVPRDPQSGSIIATRRHLPTTFVKPVDKATPLFWQALATGEALEIEVEFWRTSTAGVQEHYYTIKFIDAVLVEGKTILPDVNDEANASRGDIDQFSFTYRKCEWTHEVAGTSASDDYRAPVT; encoded by the coding sequence ATGTCCAATATCGCTTACCTCAAAGCCACAGGCGCAACCCAAGGCGACATGACTGCAGACGCAACCACAGGCGACAGCATCGGCAACCTGTGGCAGGAAGGCCACGAAGGCCAGTCCCTCGTTTATGCCCTGGAACAGAACGCAGTCGTGCCGCGTGATCCGCAGTCCGGTTCCATCATCGCTACGCGCCGCCACTTGCCGACGACCTTCGTCAAGCCTGTCGACAAGGCAACCCCGCTCTTCTGGCAGGCACTGGCAACCGGTGAAGCGCTCGAGATCGAAGTTGAGTTCTGGCGCACGTCCACGGCAGGCGTTCAGGAGCACTACTACACGATCAAGTTCATCGACGCGGTTCTGGTGGAAGGCAAGACGATCCTTCCGGACGTCAACGACGAAGCCAACGCCTCGCGCGGTGACATAGACCAGTTCTCGTTCACCTACCGCAAGTGCGAGTGGACCCACGAAGTTGCCGGAACAAGCGCATCCGACGATTACCGCGCTCCGGTCACCTGA
- a CDS encoding class I SAM-dependent methyltransferase — protein MAASDKGKAILENAYRLSTPDDNKTYYREFAQSYDEDFADALGFVYPQTIAKIYSAKAVAEDIPVADIGCGTGLVAEALALPARDIDGMDISSEMLSHAAKKSLYRRTYEIDLTTDLSPICNDYGAVVSSGTFTHGHLGPDALTNLLAIAREGALFVIGVNRSHFKSLGFQETLAGLARVRRISEPSLEEVRIYSKDDHEHSGDMAMAVSYRKL, from the coding sequence ATGGCGGCAAGCGACAAGGGGAAGGCCATTCTTGAGAATGCCTACAGGCTCTCGACCCCGGACGACAACAAAACCTACTATCGGGAATTCGCGCAGTCTTACGACGAGGACTTTGCCGATGCGCTTGGGTTTGTCTATCCGCAGACCATTGCCAAAATCTATTCTGCAAAGGCAGTGGCTGAGGACATTCCGGTGGCCGATATCGGTTGTGGCACCGGTCTGGTCGCCGAGGCGCTCGCCCTCCCCGCACGGGATATCGACGGCATGGATATTTCTTCAGAGATGCTGTCCCACGCTGCCAAGAAATCGCTTTACCGCCGCACGTATGAAATCGATCTCACAACGGATCTGTCGCCGATCTGCAACGACTACGGCGCGGTCGTGTCGTCCGGAACTTTCACCCATGGCCACCTTGGACCGGATGCTCTGACCAACCTTCTTGCAATCGCGCGTGAAGGTGCCCTCTTCGTCATCGGTGTGAACCGCTCACATTTTAAAAGTCTTGGCTTCCAGGAGACGCTAGCCGGATTGGCCCGTGTCCGGCGGATATCAGAACCGAGCCTTGAGGAGGTCCGGATTTATTCAAAGGACGATCACGAACACTCGGGCGATATGGCAATGGCGGTCTCCTACCGGAAACTGTGA
- a CDS encoding LysR family transcriptional regulator, translating into MKAQRVQNLDWSDVPYVLSVCEAGSLAGAARMMGVNHSTVFRRIAGVEDRLGVRLFDRQSHGYVMTPAGELFYQRAIVLCDGMNSIEMALAGKDLRLEGKLTVTTTDSLLNCLTPVIVDFQKQHPDVELRILSDAEPLDLMQRDADIALRPTQNPPEHWVGRKLLPIICAAYAHRDYWAAASDLPPEQLRWVLLDDSLNRSPMSQIAKSRKSANAPTTTVNTVMGALDLTRSGLGIAVLPTYLAEKDPQLVRIGEPDDRVNWDLWVLAHPDVRRSARVHAFFDHATSAITEDVLAMPSGTSL; encoded by the coding sequence ATGAAAGCACAGAGAGTGCAGAATCTCGATTGGAGTGACGTGCCTTATGTCCTGTCGGTATGCGAGGCTGGCAGCCTTGCGGGCGCCGCAAGGATGATGGGTGTCAACCATTCGACGGTCTTCCGCCGCATCGCGGGCGTCGAAGACAGGTTGGGAGTCCGGCTTTTTGACCGGCAAAGCCACGGCTATGTCATGACGCCTGCCGGGGAGTTGTTCTACCAACGGGCGATCGTGCTTTGTGATGGTATGAACAGCATCGAAATGGCGCTCGCGGGCAAAGATCTTCGTCTTGAGGGGAAACTGACAGTCACGACCACGGACTCGCTGCTGAATTGCCTGACACCGGTGATAGTGGATTTTCAGAAACAACATCCGGACGTCGAATTGCGGATCTTGTCAGATGCAGAGCCGCTTGATCTGATGCAGCGCGATGCGGACATCGCCTTGCGGCCGACCCAAAACCCGCCTGAGCACTGGGTTGGCCGGAAACTGCTTCCAATCATTTGCGCTGCTTATGCGCACAGGGATTACTGGGCAGCTGCAAGTGACCTGCCGCCGGAACAGCTCCGTTGGGTTCTTCTGGATGACAGTCTCAACCGATCCCCCATGAGCCAGATTGCCAAGAGCCGGAAATCCGCAAATGCGCCGACAACGACCGTCAACACGGTCATGGGGGCTCTGGATTTGACCAGGTCGGGATTGGGGATTGCAGTCCTGCCCACTTATCTTGCCGAGAAGGACCCACAGCTTGTTCGCATCGGAGAACCGGATGATCGCGTCAACTGGGACCTTTGGGTGCTGGCACACCCGGACGTGCGCCGAAGCGCTCGCGTGCATGCGTTTTTTGACCACGCAACTTCGGCAATTACGGAAGATGTTCTGGCAATGCCGAGTGGAACTTCGCTTTGA
- a CDS encoding luciferase family protein: MHSEMNLQHRSGSKPDTTSSLPHSQLNQHGPDVVVAALHTWCFSLPLVQEEDSGISVPGSRALVLHDSADCNHAAFMIGREFAHIHPHPDNGSMHVQLPPEAAREVIEAGWGESHYLVTEGRLPFGLVLVFSPRDEMELEVVKTIVRHSYEYATGQSSQT, from the coding sequence ATGCATAGCGAGATGAATTTGCAGCACCGCAGCGGATCAAAGCCCGACACAACCAGCAGCCTGCCGCATTCACAGCTGAACCAGCATGGTCCTGACGTCGTTGTCGCTGCTCTTCATACCTGGTGTTTCTCTCTGCCCCTCGTCCAGGAAGAAGACAGCGGCATCTCGGTTCCAGGTTCGCGAGCGCTAGTGCTTCACGATAGTGCTGATTGCAACCATGCAGCGTTCATGATCGGACGCGAATTCGCGCATATCCACCCCCATCCCGACAATGGCAGCATGCATGTGCAGCTTCCGCCGGAAGCTGCGCGAGAGGTCATAGAAGCCGGGTGGGGCGAAAGCCACTATCTCGTGACCGAGGGCAGGCTTCCGTTCGGCCTTGTTCTGGTCTTCTCCCCACGAGACGAAATGGAACTGGAGGTGGTCAAAACGATCGTCCGCCACTCTTACGAATACGCGACCGGCCAAAGTTCTCAAACCTGA
- a CDS encoding ABC transporter substrate-binding protein, which yields MLRAGGDKPDQIDYYLDMFKARFPELDVTHSVDVSINHAPRYDNARAAGSEAGIPDVIQFQTLHDFHHYAENGLLEAYRPKNWDKVFPDHKDPHGRWTGLYGVTFTNYINLDNVDEDKAPRDAVDYLDPALKGKVILTYPHDDDAVLYQFWKLKQKYGWNYLEALVASEPTWVRGTAMPYVAINNGWYAASFTTFWAFEPFPGTNTRFMFPEEDYFLTWFQTVGIPKQARNKAAARLYLNWMLSEEFQGKWLQFPVRMDIEAPGGHKSVLNHNTSPGDFHRWMLKRDQVERFRMQMLQLIGPVHGPTPIEIDYSAKP from the coding sequence GTGCTGCGCGCCGGCGGCGACAAACCCGACCAGATCGACTACTACCTGGACATGTTCAAGGCGCGCTTTCCGGAACTCGACGTCACGCATAGCGTTGATGTCAGCATCAACCATGCGCCGAGATACGACAATGCGCGCGCGGCCGGCAGCGAAGCCGGCATCCCCGATGTCATTCAATTCCAGACGCTGCATGATTTCCATCACTACGCGGAAAACGGATTGTTGGAGGCCTATCGGCCCAAAAACTGGGACAAGGTTTTTCCGGATCACAAAGATCCGCATGGCCGTTGGACGGGTCTTTATGGAGTGACTTTCACAAACTACATCAATCTGGACAATGTCGACGAAGACAAGGCGCCCCGGGACGCCGTGGATTATCTCGACCCCGCCTTAAAGGGAAAGGTTATCCTGACCTACCCCCACGATGACGATGCGGTCCTCTATCAGTTCTGGAAACTGAAGCAAAAATACGGCTGGAACTATCTGGAAGCGCTGGTCGCCAGTGAACCCACCTGGGTTCGTGGCACTGCGATGCCCTATGTCGCCATCAACAATGGCTGGTACGCAGCGAGTTTCACGACCTTTTGGGCATTCGAACCGTTTCCCGGAACCAACACGCGCTTCATGTTCCCGGAAGAAGACTACTTCTTGACCTGGTTTCAGACGGTAGGGATCCCGAAACAGGCAAGGAACAAGGCGGCAGCCAGGCTTTATCTGAACTGGATGCTATCGGAAGAGTTCCAGGGCAAATGGCTTCAGTTCCCGGTGCGCATGGATATTGAAGCGCCCGGCGGCCACAAATCGGTGCTGAACCACAACACCTCACCCGGCGACTTTCACCGCTGGATGCTGAAACGTGACCAGGTCGAACGGTTCCGGATGCAAATGCTCCAACTTATCGGACCGGTCCACGGCCCTACCCCGATCGAAATCGACTACAGCGCCAAACCTTAA